A single genomic interval of Acidovorax sp. 1608163 harbors:
- the cobJ gene encoding precorrin-3B C(17)-methyltransferase, whose product MTAGKIMLVGIGPGSTEHMTARARAAIAEADTIIGYVTYIKLVADLIEGKEIIRKSMTEELDRAIEALARAREGKKVALISSGDAGVYGMAGPTFEVLFQAGWTPPAVDENGTPEPGSIVVEVVPGASALNSCAARVGAPLTHDFCAISLSDLLTPWPTIARRLDAVAYSDFVVALYNPKSGRRTRQIVEAQRLFLRHRSPDTPVAIVKSAYRRRERIEFTTLAHMSDADIGMLSTVLIGNSNTVVQNGLMVTPRGYANKYDVQAGGTTREGERPGRSLSTGLNGWLENLFADHAAGDTIEALAQRHRLPVEYIRDTLENPLEAAAQDAPEEAEA is encoded by the coding sequence ATGACCGCAGGAAAAATCATGCTCGTGGGCATCGGCCCCGGCAGCACCGAGCACATGACGGCGCGCGCGCGCGCCGCCATTGCCGAAGCCGACACCATCATTGGCTACGTCACCTACATCAAGCTGGTGGCTGATCTCATCGAGGGCAAGGAGATCATTCGCAAGTCCATGACCGAGGAGTTGGACCGCGCAATCGAAGCGTTGGCCCGCGCCCGCGAAGGCAAGAAAGTGGCGCTCATCTCTTCGGGCGACGCAGGCGTGTACGGCATGGCCGGCCCCACGTTCGAGGTGCTTTTCCAGGCCGGGTGGACGCCGCCCGCCGTCGATGAAAACGGCACGCCCGAGCCCGGTAGCATCGTGGTCGAAGTGGTGCCCGGAGCCTCGGCCCTCAACAGCTGCGCGGCCCGCGTGGGTGCGCCGCTCACGCACGACTTTTGCGCCATCTCGCTGTCGGACTTGCTCACGCCCTGGCCCACCATTGCGCGTCGGCTGGACGCGGTGGCTTACTCCGATTTTGTGGTGGCCCTCTACAACCCCAAGAGCGGCCGCCGCACGCGCCAGATCGTAGAGGCGCAGCGCCTGTTCCTGCGCCACCGCAGCCCGGATACCCCCGTGGCCATCGTCAAGAGCGCCTACCGCCGCCGTGAGCGCATCGAGTTCACCACGCTGGCGCACATGAGCGATGCCGACATCGGCATGCTCAGCACCGTGCTCATCGGCAACAGCAACACCGTGGTGCAAAACGGCCTCATGGTCACGCCGCGCGGCTATGCCAACAAATACGACGTGCAAGCGGGCGGCACCACGCGCGAGGGCGAACGCCCGGGCCGGTCGCTCTCTACCGGGCTCAACGGCTGGCTCGAAAACTTGTTTGCCGACCACGCTGCGGGCGACACCATCGAGGCCCTGGCCCAGCGCCACCGCTTGCCGGTGGAGTACATCCGCGACACCCTCGAAAACCCGCTGGAAGCCGCAGCGCAGGACGCCCCCGAGGAGGCCGAAGCATGA
- a CDS encoding energy-coupling factor ABC transporter permease, with translation MHIEIGIISPEKLAYAGVAATALLGAHAMGLLKSPTAWLRTALASFFFSVLMQAWHLPVGPSELHLVGAMPIYLLFGFIPTLFGFGLGLLVQAVVFEPQDMAHLAVNFLSLAVPLLTVHHTLGKKMQGINVANVLKLDAVYYAGVTLMVGFWLSISNDAAPVADWALFAASYASLVAIEPLLTIGLVALAGRMQGNRWLTACIDEGLLRRAAPAASAA, from the coding sequence ATGCACATCGAAATCGGCATCATCTCCCCCGAAAAACTGGCCTACGCAGGCGTAGCGGCCACGGCCCTTTTGGGCGCCCACGCCATGGGCCTGCTCAAAAGCCCCACCGCTTGGCTGCGCACGGCGCTGGCCTCGTTTTTCTTCAGCGTGTTGATGCAGGCCTGGCATCTGCCTGTGGGCCCGTCAGAGCTGCACCTGGTGGGCGCCATGCCCATCTACCTGCTGTTTGGCTTCATTCCCACGCTGTTCGGCTTTGGCCTGGGTCTGCTGGTGCAAGCCGTGGTGTTCGAGCCGCAAGACATGGCCCACCTGGCCGTCAACTTCCTGAGCCTGGCCGTGCCATTGCTCACCGTGCACCACACCTTGGGCAAGAAGATGCAAGGCATCAACGTGGCCAACGTGCTCAAGCTCGACGCCGTGTACTACGCTGGCGTGACGCTGATGGTGGGCTTTTGGCTGTCCATCAGCAACGACGCAGCCCCTGTGGCCGACTGGGCGCTGTTTGCTGCCTCGTACGCCAGCCTGGTCGCCATTGAGCCGCTGCTGACCATCGGCCTGGTGGCCTTGGCAGGCCGCATGCAAGGCAACCGTTGGCTGACGGCCTGCATCGACGAAGGTCTGCTGCGCCGTGCAGCACCCGCCGCGTCGGCTGCTTGA
- a CDS encoding cobalamin biosynthesis protein: protein MPAMACTTPIQAAQPLAIGLGCDRGTPLATVQQCLQQALALAGGTLADVVVLASIEAKTDEAAFLQLAQQHGWPLRWFTATQLAAVPVPNPSATVQRYMGTPSVSEAAALLAAQADLRALVVEKHKLRGPDGKNATVSIARMVCQTSFASPGPTTAGPPPVQAELVEASRGASAGPA, encoded by the coding sequence ATGCCCGCGATGGCCTGCACCACGCCCATCCAAGCTGCGCAGCCCCTGGCCATTGGCCTGGGCTGTGACCGGGGCACGCCCCTGGCCACCGTGCAGCAGTGCCTGCAGCAAGCCCTGGCGCTGGCGGGTGGCACGTTGGCCGATGTGGTGGTGCTTGCCAGCATCGAGGCCAAGACCGACGAGGCTGCCTTCCTGCAACTGGCGCAGCAACATGGTTGGCCGCTGCGGTGGTTCACGGCCACCCAACTGGCGGCCGTGCCGGTGCCCAACCCGTCGGCCACCGTGCAGCGCTACATGGGCACACCCTCGGTGAGCGAAGCCGCCGCTCTGCTGGCCGCGCAGGCTGATCTGCGCGCCCTGGTGGTCGAAAAGCACAAGCTGCGTGGGCCCGATGGCAAGAACGCCACCGTGTCCATCGCCCGCATGGTGTGCCAAACGTCCTTTGCATCGCCGGGCCCGACCACTGCAGGCCCACCCCCCGTTCAGGCTGAGCTTGTCGAAGCCTCGCGCGGCGCTTCGGCAGGCCCCGCGTGA
- a CDS encoding cobalamin biosynthesis central domain-containing protein: MTASSESPAVVLSAPVNPEQETRVCIVAITRHGAAQAAQLARDLPDAHVCTAAKFAQAFEGLANPVRAYDGALRDEMAPLFAAYDQLVFFVSLGAVVRLIAPVLKSKDEDPGITVVDDAGQFVIPVLSGHVGGANAMSERIADLLGATPVLTTASDVGKTIPVDILGRHLGWRVQAPKINITRVSAHVVNGEPIALVQEAGSTRWWTRPTPLPANVECLNAFAQVRPDHHKAVLWVTDAEVPDSLWADWAERLVVYRPPAGQTADVTTA; the protein is encoded by the coding sequence ATGACCGCATCCTCTGAATCACCCGCCGTGGTGCTCTCTGCTCCCGTGAACCCTGAGCAAGAGACACGCGTCTGCATCGTCGCCATCACCCGCCACGGCGCGGCCCAGGCGGCCCAGCTGGCGCGTGATTTGCCAGATGCCCATGTGTGCACCGCCGCCAAGTTTGCCCAGGCGTTCGAAGGCCTGGCCAACCCCGTGCGCGCTTACGACGGTGCTCTGCGCGATGAGATGGCTCCGCTGTTTGCGGCCTACGATCAGCTCGTGTTCTTTGTCTCTCTGGGTGCGGTGGTGCGGTTGATTGCACCTGTGCTGAAGTCCAAGGACGAAGATCCCGGCATCACGGTGGTAGACGATGCTGGCCAGTTCGTCATCCCGGTCCTCTCGGGCCATGTGGGCGGCGCCAACGCCATGAGCGAGCGCATTGCCGACCTGCTGGGCGCTACGCCCGTGCTGACCACTGCATCGGACGTGGGCAAGACCATCCCTGTGGACATCCTGGGCCGCCACCTGGGCTGGCGCGTGCAGGCCCCCAAGATCAACATCACCCGCGTCTCGGCCCATGTGGTCAACGGCGAGCCCATTGCTTTGGTGCAAGAGGCTGGCAGCACCCGCTGGTGGACACGCCCCACGCCGCTGCCCGCCAATGTGGAATGCCTCAACGCCTTTGCGCAAGTGCGGCCCGACCACCACAAGGCCGTGCTGTGGGTGACCGATGCGGAGGTGCCAGACAGCCTGTGGGCCGACTGGGCCGAACGCCTGGTGGTGTACCGCCCGCCAGCCGGGCAGACCGCTGACGTCACCACCGCCTGA
- the cobI gene encoding precorrin-2 C(20)-methyltransferase, giving the protein MSETTLQTTPALGRLIGVSLGPGDPGLITRAAWAQLQRTDAVWTYPARSTKTPSYAFDIVQRAGLTPPAQHQMLLFPMTHDGDKLARAWMRAAETVLPWLLAGQDVLFLVEGDASTYATFGHLARTVQALDARIDVPVIAGVNAFAAACAARGMPLAEQDDTIAIVPAAYGVSAVDRLLTDFDTLVLMKVKPLMDDLIDWLTQRDLLPHTQFIERVGAPDERSVNGVDLPALRGTKVSYLSLMVVKNPHRIRGERIKGCLKKTSPVPLPALDGNGLSAELETAE; this is encoded by the coding sequence ATGAGCGAGACCACGCTTCAGACCACCCCTGCACTGGGCCGCCTCATTGGCGTCTCCCTTGGCCCTGGCGACCCTGGCCTCATCACCCGCGCAGCTTGGGCACAGCTGCAGCGCACCGATGCAGTGTGGACCTACCCCGCCCGCAGCACCAAAACACCCAGCTACGCCTTTGACATCGTGCAGCGCGCCGGGCTCACGCCGCCCGCCCAGCACCAAATGTTGTTGTTCCCCATGACGCATGACGGCGACAAGCTCGCCCGCGCCTGGATGCGCGCCGCAGAGACAGTGCTGCCCTGGCTGCTGGCCGGGCAGGACGTGCTGTTTTTGGTGGAAGGCGATGCCAGCACCTACGCCACCTTTGGCCACTTGGCCCGCACCGTGCAGGCGCTGGATGCGCGCATCGATGTGCCTGTGATTGCCGGTGTGAACGCCTTCGCGGCCGCCTGCGCCGCGCGCGGCATGCCTCTGGCAGAACAGGACGACACCATTGCCATCGTGCCAGCCGCCTACGGCGTGAGCGCGGTGGACCGCTTGCTCACCGACTTCGACACCCTGGTGCTCATGAAGGTCAAGCCACTGATGGACGACCTGATCGACTGGCTCACCCAGCGCGACTTGCTGCCCCACACCCAGTTCATCGAGCGCGTGGGCGCGCCCGACGAGCGCAGCGTGAACGGCGTGGACCTGCCCGCTCTGCGTGGCACCAAGGTCAGCTACCTCTCGCTCATGGTGGTGAAGAACCCGCACCGCATCCGGGGCGAGCGCATCAAGGGTTGCCTCAAAAAGACATCGCCCGTGCCGTTGCCCGCATTGGATGGCAACGGCCTCTCTGCCGAATTGGAAACCGCTGAATGA
- the cbiE gene encoding precorrin-6y C5,15-methyltransferase (decarboxylating) subunit CbiE: protein MTDPQPCRVIGVLDDGAASLSPTALALLRRADWVIGGARTLALLDDDIAPHAQRRDLTGQLSAVPGWIAAARDAGQTSVVLATGDPLCHGIASYLASRLCIEAVEVLPNLSTVQLACARLGLAWQDARIVSVHSKDAGEWRVGAEPGHGLYALAQSLRQHDRLLVLTSPDNTPDRIARLIVAEGLGDDFQMAVAERLCTPDERVVAELSPHDAAQQAYADPNVVVLVRSQVRPQPVRMGLADSAYHQRQPDKGLITKQEVRAVSLARMQLRADSRVWDIGAGSGSVGLEAARLCPQGHVWAIEKNEADHAIAGQNTRAFGVSNHTLLHGKAPEGLDAWPDPDAVFIGGSGGELQELIALCLRRLRAGGWLVMNFVTLENLASATHVLQAQGAVWDVLQLQAARSKPILHMHRMAAENPVWIVCAQRGEGSAMPAVPATQGEGA from the coding sequence ATGACCGACCCCCAACCTTGCCGAGTGATCGGCGTGCTCGACGATGGCGCCGCCAGCCTCAGCCCCACAGCCCTGGCCCTGCTGCGCCGGGCCGACTGGGTCATTGGCGGTGCCCGCACGCTGGCGCTGCTGGACGACGACATCGCCCCCCATGCCCAGCGCCGCGATCTGACGGGCCAGCTCAGCGCCGTGCCCGGCTGGATAGCTGCCGCGCGCGACGCAGGCCAGACCAGCGTGGTGCTGGCCACGGGCGACCCGCTGTGCCACGGCATTGCCAGCTACCTCGCCTCGCGCCTGTGCATCGAGGCGGTGGAGGTGCTGCCCAACCTCTCGACCGTGCAACTCGCCTGCGCCCGCCTGGGCCTGGCCTGGCAGGACGCGCGCATCGTGTCCGTGCACAGCAAGGATGCTGGCGAATGGCGAGTGGGGGCGGAGCCCGGCCACGGCCTCTATGCCCTGGCGCAGAGCCTGCGCCAGCACGACCGCTTGCTGGTGCTCACCAGCCCCGACAACACGCCCGATCGCATAGCCCGCCTGATCGTGGCCGAGGGCCTGGGCGACGACTTTCAGATGGCCGTGGCTGAGCGCCTGTGCACACCCGACGAGCGTGTGGTGGCCGAGCTATCGCCCCACGATGCAGCCCAGCAAGCCTATGCCGACCCCAACGTGGTGGTGCTGGTGCGCAGCCAAGTGCGCCCGCAGCCTGTGCGCATGGGCCTGGCCGACAGCGCCTACCACCAGCGCCAACCCGACAAGGGCCTCATCACCAAGCAAGAGGTGCGTGCCGTGTCGCTGGCCCGCATGCAGCTGCGCGCTGACAGCCGGGTGTGGGACATTGGCGCGGGCAGCGGCTCGGTGGGACTCGAAGCCGCCCGCCTGTGCCCGCAAGGCCATGTGTGGGCCATCGAGAAGAACGAGGCCGACCACGCCATTGCAGGCCAGAACACCCGTGCCTTTGGCGTGAGCAACCACACCCTGCTGCACGGCAAAGCCCCTGAGGGGCTGGACGCCTGGCCCGACCCGGATGCCGTGTTCATTGGCGGATCGGGCGGTGAGCTGCAGGAGCTGATTGCCCTGTGCCTGCGCCGCCTGCGTGCGGGGGGCTGGCTGGTGATGAACTTCGTCACGCTCGAAAACCTGGCCAGCGCCACGCACGTCTTGCAGGCCCAGGGTGCGGTGTGGGATGTGCTGCAACTGCAAGCCGCCCGCAGCAAACCCATCCTGCACATGCACCGCATGGCGGCAGAGAACCCGGTGTGGATCGTGTGCGCGCAGCGCGGCGAGGGTAGTGCGATGCCAGCGGTGCCAGCCACGCAAGGGGAGGGTGCATGA
- a CDS encoding cobalt-precorrin-5B (C(1))-methyltransferase, with translation MMEKTVRRGTRTGFTTGACSAAAAAAAVQGLVHGTVPDAVDCLLPNGDTVRFAVNDGRCDASTLSATAHAMVIKDAGDDPDCTDKAHLTADVRVLPSEAGVVRLCGGFGVGTVTMAGLGLEVGGPAINPVPRRNIEDNVRAAGATLLAHAGLEVTISVPQGVDMAKKTLNARLGILGGISILGTTGIVKPYSTSAYRASVVQGVQVAATLGHGVVVLTTGGRTEQFAMKERAGLPPACFVQMGDFLRYALDEAVAQGLAEVVIGGMVGKLTKIAQGETITHANRAEVDTELLAQLAAGIGAPPEVCAEIAAAETARFAAERMQALGLATAFHEALARAVVHTLMAPDRYGGKFRLQVLVCDFDGLKMAEADSSISQPT, from the coding sequence ATGATGGAAAAAACCGTTCGCCGTGGCACGCGCACCGGGTTCACCACTGGGGCCTGCTCTGCCGCCGCCGCCGCCGCCGCCGTGCAGGGCTTGGTGCATGGCACGGTGCCCGATGCGGTGGACTGCCTGCTGCCCAACGGCGACACGGTGCGCTTTGCAGTGAACGATGGGCGTTGCGATGCGAGCACCCTCAGTGCCACCGCCCATGCCATGGTCATCAAGGATGCGGGCGACGACCCCGACTGCACCGACAAGGCCCACCTCACCGCCGATGTGCGTGTGCTGCCCAGCGAGGCCGGTGTGGTGCGCCTGTGTGGCGGCTTTGGTGTGGGCACCGTCACCATGGCTGGGCTGGGGCTGGAAGTGGGCGGCCCCGCCATCAACCCCGTGCCCCGCCGCAATATCGAAGACAACGTGCGCGCCGCAGGTGCAACGTTGCTGGCCCATGCGGGGCTGGAGGTCACCATCTCCGTGCCGCAAGGCGTGGACATGGCCAAGAAGACACTCAATGCGCGCCTGGGGATTCTGGGTGGCATCTCCATCCTCGGCACCACCGGCATCGTCAAGCCGTATTCCACCTCCGCCTACCGCGCCAGCGTGGTGCAGGGCGTGCAAGTGGCGGCCACGCTGGGCCACGGTGTGGTGGTGCTCACCACCGGTGGCCGCACCGAGCAGTTTGCGATGAAGGAGCGCGCTGGCCTGCCCCCCGCCTGCTTTGTGCAGATGGGCGACTTTTTGCGCTATGCGCTTGATGAAGCTGTGGCCCAAGGCCTCGCCGAAGTCGTCATTGGCGGCATGGTGGGCAAGCTCACCAAAATCGCCCAGGGTGAAACCATCACCCACGCTAACCGCGCCGAGGTGGACACCGAGCTGCTCGCGCAACTGGCTGCAGGCATTGGTGCCCCGCCCGAGGTGTGCGCCGAGATTGCTGCTGCTGAAACCGCCCGTTTTGCCGCCGAGCGCATGCAGGCCCTGGGCTTGGCCACGGCCTTTCACGAAGCGCTGGCCCGGGCCGTGGTGCACACGCTCATGGCCCCTGACCGCTACGGTGGCAAGTTCCGCCTGCAGGTGCTGGTGTGTGACTTCGATGGCCTGAAGATGGCCGAAGCCGATTCTTCCATTTCACAACCCACATGA
- a CDS encoding precorrin-8X methylmutase, whose protein sequence is MSTVNTVTEQLTRAGQAIEHDSFSIIDAEVQGHDYTAEQWPIVRRMIHANADFEFNGLTDFHLNAVEAGITAMLRGGTPVVADVEMICSGLSQPRLAHFGMYTHQFISDADVIAQAQQQDTTRAVQAMRKAHQRGLLDGAIVGIGNAPTALIELARLIAEECVRPALVVGMPVGFVSAAESKDLIASQHEVPWIVIRGRKGGSTLVVAALHALLALAEARQKHLMGIAAQG, encoded by the coding sequence ATGAGCACCGTCAACACCGTCACCGAGCAGCTCACCCGCGCGGGGCAGGCCATTGAGCACGACAGCTTCTCCATCATCGATGCGGAGGTGCAGGGCCACGATTACACGGCCGAGCAGTGGCCCATCGTGCGCCGCATGATCCATGCCAATGCTGACTTCGAGTTCAACGGCCTGACCGACTTTCACCTGAACGCCGTGGAGGCGGGGATCACCGCCATGCTGCGTGGGGGAACGCCCGTGGTGGCCGATGTGGAGATGATCTGCTCGGGCCTGTCACAGCCGCGGTTGGCGCACTTTGGCATGTACACGCACCAGTTCATATCAGATGCGGACGTGATTGCGCAAGCCCAGCAGCAAGACACCACCCGCGCAGTGCAGGCCATGCGCAAGGCGCACCAGCGGGGCTTGCTCGACGGGGCCATCGTGGGCATCGGCAACGCCCCCACGGCGCTGATCGAGTTGGCCCGGCTGATCGCCGAAGAGTGCGTGCGCCCGGCATTGGTGGTGGGTATGCCCGTGGGCTTTGTGTCCGCGGCCGAGTCCAAAGACCTGATTGCCAGCCAGCACGAAGTGCCATGGATCGTGATCCGTGGGCGCAAGGGGGGCTCCACCTTGGTGGTGGCCGCCTTGCATGCGCTACTGGCGTTGGCCGAGGCGCGGCAAAAGCACCTGATGGGCATTGCAGCCCAGGGCTGA
- a CDS encoding sirohydrochlorin chelatase, whose product MHTPATPHGIHLGARHDDTILLIGHGSRESEGNDEIHRFVAQWRARQPGWNIEVCFIEFAAPSLHDGLQQAGRNARRVLVLPLILNAAGHVKMEIPEAIEHAREHRPGTEFLYGPHLTACDPILAVLRRNLRQCMGQLDMPDPTTTGVVLLGRGSSDRQANGDVAKMARWLMEETDHELVDLAFTGITWPRLERAVQRQVLLGMKQVVVLPYYLFTGTLMQRIARQVEHLRQQYPQVRFAQASYFGFEKEIFALLEQRVADLRAGVPDSKLPCDGCKYREIAHDMGHGHSHEHTHAPAAEAVVHLHENDHHHHHHHEVQPA is encoded by the coding sequence ATGCACACCCCAGCCACGCCCCACGGTATACACCTCGGCGCACGCCACGACGACACCATCCTGCTCATCGGCCACGGCTCACGCGAGAGCGAGGGCAACGACGAAATCCACCGTTTTGTGGCCCAGTGGCGCGCGCGCCAGCCGGGCTGGAACATTGAGGTGTGTTTCATCGAATTTGCCGCCCCCAGCCTGCACGACGGCTTGCAGCAAGCCGGGCGCAACGCCCGCCGCGTGCTGGTGCTGCCCCTCATCCTGAATGCGGCGGGCCACGTGAAGATGGAGATCCCTGAGGCCATCGAGCACGCGCGCGAGCATCGCCCAGGCACCGAGTTTTTGTACGGCCCACACCTTACGGCTTGTGATCCCATTTTGGCGGTGCTGCGCCGCAATTTGCGCCAGTGCATGGGCCAGCTCGATATGCCCGACCCCACCACCACGGGCGTGGTGCTGCTGGGGCGCGGCTCGTCAGACCGCCAGGCCAATGGCGATGTCGCCAAGATGGCCCGCTGGCTGATGGAAGAGACCGACCACGAGCTGGTGGACCTGGCCTTCACCGGCATCACCTGGCCGCGCCTGGAGCGCGCGGTGCAGCGCCAGGTGCTGCTGGGCATGAAGCAGGTGGTGGTGCTGCCGTATTACCTGTTCACCGGCACGCTCATGCAGCGCATTGCCCGCCAGGTGGAGCACCTGCGCCAGCAGTACCCCCAGGTGCGGTTTGCGCAGGCCTCGTACTTCGGGTTTGAGAAAGAAATCTTCGCCCTGCTGGAGCAGCGTGTGGCCGACCTGCGTGCGGGCGTGCCCGACAGCAAATTGCCCTGCGACGGTTGCAAGTACCGCGAGATTGCCCACGACATGGGCCACGGTCACAGCCATGAGCACACCCATGCTCCGGCTGCAGAGGCCGTAGTGCATCTGCACGAAAACGATCACCACCATCATCACCATCACGAGGTGCAGCCCGCATGA
- the cobM gene encoding precorrin-4 C(11)-methyltransferase produces the protein MTVGTVWFVGAGPGDPELITVKGRSLIERAGAILFAGSLVNEAVTRWAPPGCSIADSKDMTLEQMAAWLIAQAQQHAVVIRLQTGDPALYGALIEVVQPLDAAGVPVRVVPGVSSAMASAAAAVESFTLPEVTQSVIFTRVEGRTPMPEGESLAELARHHCTLCIFLSITLLHKVQEQLRAAGWAEDAPMLVVHKASWPGEELIIRGTLADIRQRCRDAKVVSQAMVIASPNLGARHWPTLAKSKLYDASFTHRFRKASVPATPTETS, from the coding sequence ATGACGGTCGGCACCGTCTGGTTTGTGGGCGCGGGCCCAGGTGATCCGGAGCTCATCACCGTCAAAGGCCGCTCGCTCATCGAGCGTGCTGGCGCCATCCTGTTTGCTGGCTCGCTGGTCAACGAGGCCGTGACCCGCTGGGCACCGCCGGGCTGCAGCATTGCCGACAGCAAAGACATGACGCTGGAGCAGATGGCCGCTTGGCTCATTGCCCAGGCGCAGCAGCACGCGGTAGTCATCCGCTTGCAGACCGGCGACCCGGCGCTGTACGGCGCATTGATCGAAGTGGTGCAGCCATTGGATGCCGCAGGCGTGCCCGTGCGCGTGGTGCCGGGTGTGTCATCGGCCATGGCGTCGGCAGCGGCGGCGGTGGAGAGCTTCACGCTGCCCGAGGTCACGCAAAGCGTGATCTTCACCCGCGTGGAAGGCCGCACGCCCATGCCTGAAGGCGAGTCGCTGGCCGAGCTGGCGCGCCACCACTGCACGCTGTGCATCTTCTTGTCCATCACCCTGCTGCACAAGGTGCAAGAGCAGCTGCGCGCCGCCGGCTGGGCCGAGGACGCCCCCATGCTGGTGGTGCACAAGGCCAGCTGGCCGGGTGAGGAACTCATCATCCGCGGCACGCTGGCAGACATTCGCCAGCGCTGCCGCGACGCCAAGGTGGTCAGCCAGGCCATGGTGATTGCCAGCCCCAACCTGGGCGCACGCCACTGGCCCACGCTGGCCAAGTCCAAGCTGTACGACGCCAGCTTCACCCACCGCTTTCGCAAGGCCAGCGTGCCTGCCACGCCCACGGAGACCTCTTGA
- a CDS encoding alpha/beta hydrolase — protein sequence MNAMAPSLRQRTVKASLALAFFACAVAGLPGCAAPRTPAPAETAEGQGAVRFMPLRLSGISVGEGPAQALWALQRGTLAPPLRYRVVVIPGSGCAGMGPLADRYFRGLLHAQVTVLHKPGVHPQDTTAPADCPPHFVRTDSLSHWAVNARAALEQIVAMPPPARVDGPPQPLLLVGISEGVELLPTLAAAAGPGLAGMVMVSGSGLDPREAGRLQALRTGHSADWDALDRMQASTAPDSIVHQGRSLRYWRDLWHWSVQQPLVDGPWPLLQVWGERDELVPAAAYRQFARVAQGRTAPYCMRSLAGANHGLQTPDTDGVQGVWYGLEQWARTPGQGLC from the coding sequence ATGAACGCCATGGCGCCCTCGCTGCGCCAGCGCACCGTGAAGGCCAGCCTTGCGCTGGCCTTTTTTGCGTGCGCTGTCGCGGGTTTGCCCGGCTGCGCTGCACCGCGGACGCCTGCGCCTGCAGAGACCGCTGAAGGGCAGGGCGCCGTGCGATTTATGCCCCTGCGGCTCAGTGGGATCAGTGTGGGTGAGGGCCCAGCGCAAGCGCTGTGGGCGCTGCAGCGCGGTACCCTGGCGCCGCCCTTGCGCTACCGCGTGGTGGTGATTCCGGGCTCTGGCTGCGCGGGCATGGGCCCCTTGGCAGACCGCTACTTCAGGGGCCTGCTGCATGCCCAGGTGACGGTGCTGCACAAGCCCGGCGTGCATCCTCAGGACACCACCGCACCTGCCGATTGCCCGCCCCATTTTGTGCGGACGGACAGCCTCTCCCACTGGGCGGTCAACGCCCGGGCTGCGCTGGAGCAGATCGTCGCCATGCCGCCACCTGCCCGTGTGGATGGTCCGCCGCAGCCCCTGCTGCTCGTCGGGATCTCCGAGGGGGTGGAACTCCTGCCCACCTTGGCGGCGGCTGCCGGGCCTGGACTGGCGGGCATGGTGATGGTTTCTGGCAGTGGCCTGGACCCGCGCGAAGCCGGGCGGCTTCAGGCACTGCGCACGGGCCACAGTGCCGATTGGGACGCCTTGGACCGCATGCAGGCCAGCACAGCCCCAGACTCCATCGTGCACCAAGGCCGCAGCCTGCGCTACTGGCGAGACCTGTGGCACTGGTCTGTGCAGCAGCCCCTCGTTGACGGACCCTGGCCGCTGCTGCAGGTGTGGGGTGAGAGGGACGAGCTTGTGCCTGCGGCTGCGTACCGGCAATTTGCCCGGGTTGCCCAGGGTCGTACAGCGCCATACTGCATGCGCAGCTTGGCGGGGGCCAACCACGGCCTGCAGACGCCAGACACAGATGGCGTGCAAGGGGTGTGGTATGGGCTGGAGCAATGGGCCCGCACGCCAGGCCAGGGGTTGTGCTGA
- the lpoB gene encoding penicillin-binding protein activator LpoB translates to MQRNFQRTALIVAFAASTLALSACQNLSSPTVRFDRQVNYGDAKGVELVTNEFGSSDLQMIAEKMTGSLLETGIFQGRPTVTISTVKNKTSEYIDTTNVMNSIQTALVKSGKVRFTRSINEMQQGVDELQRQNQSGLYKQNTTAKVGQMTAAKYQLEGELTSIVKQNNNTKDVFYKFTLKMFDVQEGTIEWQDEKEIRKTSKK, encoded by the coding sequence AATTTCCAGCGCACTGCGCTCATCGTGGCCTTTGCGGCCAGCACGCTGGCCCTGTCGGCCTGCCAGAACCTGTCCTCCCCCACCGTGCGTTTTGACCGCCAGGTCAACTACGGCGACGCCAAGGGCGTGGAACTGGTGACCAATGAATTCGGCTCGTCCGACCTGCAGATGATTGCCGAGAAGATGACCGGCAGCCTGCTGGAAACCGGCATCTTCCAGGGTCGCCCCACGGTGACCATTTCCACCGTCAAGAACAAGACCAGCGAGTACATCGACACCACCAATGTGATGAACTCGATCCAGACCGCGTTGGTCAAGTCGGGCAAGGTGCGCTTCACGCGCTCCATCAACGAAATGCAGCAGGGCGTGGACGAACTGCAGCGCCAGAACCAGAGCGGCCTGTACAAGCAGAACACCACGGCCAAGGTCGGCCAGATGACGGCGGCCAAGTACCAGCTCGAAGGCGAGCTGACCAGCATCGTCAAGCAGAACAACAACACCAAGGACGTGTTCTACAAGTTCACGCTGAAGATGTTTGACGTGCAGGAAGGCACGATCGAATGGCAGGACGAAAAAGAGATTCGCAAAACGAGCAAGAAGTAA